Proteins found in one Promicromonospora sukumoe genomic segment:
- a CDS encoding SLATT domain-containing protein, protein MTESTSKSSGYNKAVEQELAALEEDLLWTEKAHFAAAESLARVNFWVGIVATIAASVAAATVLADATPVIAGIAALIAAIASGLLTFLKPTEAENNHLDAGRKLGALRVRVRQALRLDLFPDLDTDPQELRGLVLGFAAEKAEIDKDAPATSGRAFSAARKKIEAGHFQHADEANAG, encoded by the coding sequence ATGACTGAATCAACCAGCAAGAGCAGCGGATACAACAAAGCCGTGGAGCAAGAGCTAGCCGCGTTGGAGGAAGATCTGCTCTGGACGGAGAAGGCGCACTTCGCGGCCGCTGAGTCCCTTGCTCGCGTGAATTTCTGGGTTGGCATCGTGGCGACTATCGCTGCCAGTGTCGCCGCGGCGACCGTGCTGGCCGATGCGACCCCCGTAATTGCTGGCATCGCAGCCCTGATAGCAGCGATCGCCTCCGGTCTGCTAACCTTCCTCAAGCCGACAGAAGCGGAAAACAATCACCTCGACGCGGGGCGCAAGCTCGGGGCATTGCGTGTCCGTGTGCGCCAGGCTCTAAGGCTGGACCTGTTCCCCGATCTAGATACCGATCCTCAAGAACTCCGCGGACTCGTCTTGGGGTTCGCTGCCGAGAAAGCAGAGATCGACAAGGACGCACCAGCGACGTCGGGGCGGGCGTTCAGTGCAGCCCGGAAAAAGATCGAGGCTGGGCATTTTCAGCATGCTGATGAAGCCAACGCTGGGTGA